The following proteins are encoded in a genomic region of Arvicanthis niloticus isolate mArvNil1 chromosome 21, mArvNil1.pat.X, whole genome shotgun sequence:
- the Nme9 gene encoding thioredoxin domain-containing protein 6 isoform X2: protein MKIEVGLDLLHFASAEADCLDVLEKYRGKCEPTFLFYARGELVAVVKGANPTLLQKTILQQLEVEKKVLAEGREWNVVTDEDLSGAAKWPPRKMDGGEDRDIASSGKTCTLGIIKPDAVAHGKADEIIMKIQEAGFDILLNEERTLTEAEVQVFYQQAREEAFEKLIHHMCSGPSHLLILTKTEGTEDVVTAWRTFLGPCDPNEARREHPESLRAQYGTEMPFNAVHGSRDREDANRELALLFPSFKFADKDVEAPQGAEAQTMVGPVEDLCISECI, encoded by the exons ATGAAGATTGAGGTTGGTTTGGACCTTCTCCATTTTGCCTCG gcagaggcagactgccTTGATGTTCTGGAGAAGTACCGAGGGAAGTGCGAGCCAACCTTTCTGTTTTACGCA AGAGGAGAACTGGTGGCCGTGGTGAAGGGAGCCAACCCCACCCTGCTTCAGAAGACCATCCTACAGCAGCTGGAGGTCGAAAAGAAGGTTCTGGCTGAAGGCCGGGAGTGGAACGTG GTTACTGATGAGGATCTTTCGGGTGCAGCCAAGTGGCCTCCTCGCAAAATGGATGGTGGTGAAGACAGGGACATTG CATCATCAGGGAAGACCTGTACCTTAGGCATCATTAAGCCAGATGCAGTGGCCCATGGGAAGGCTGATGAAATCATCATGAAG ATCCAAGAAGCAGGATTTGACATACTATTAAACGAAGAGAGAACCCTGACAGAGGCAGAAGTGCAAGTGTTTTATCAACAAGCCAGAGAG GAGGCATTTGAGAAGCTAATACATCACATGTGCAGTGGACCCAGCCACCTCCTGATCCTCACCAAGACCGAGGGCACCGAGGATGTAGTCACTGCTTGGCGAACCTTCCTGGGACCTTGTGACCCTAATGAGGCCAGGAGGGAACATCCCGAAAG TCTCCGGGCTCAGTATGGCACAGAAATGCCTTTTAACGCTGTGCATGGAAGCCGGGACAGAGAGGACGCCAacagagagctggccctgctctTCCCCAGTTTCAAGTTTGCAGATAAAGACGTGGAAGCTCCACAGG gtgctGAGGCTCAAACTATGGTGGGGCCTGTGGAGGACCTTTGCATCTCTGAGTGTATCTGA
- the Nme9 gene encoding thioredoxin domain-containing protein 6 isoform X1: protein MGNRKKEIALQVNIKTQERWEEMLGSKGLTVVDVYQSWCGPCKPVVSLFQKMKIEVGLDLLHFASAEADCLDVLEKYRGKCEPTFLFYARGELVAVVKGANPTLLQKTILQQLEVEKKVLAEGREWNVVTDEDLSGAAKWPPRKMDGGEDRDIASSGKTCTLGIIKPDAVAHGKADEIIMKIQEAGFDILLNEERTLTEAEVQVFYQQAREEAFEKLIHHMCSGPSHLLILTKTEGTEDVVTAWRTFLGPCDPNEARREHPESLRAQYGTEMPFNAVHGSRDREDANRELALLFPSFKFADKDVEAPQGAEAQTMVGPVEDLCISECI from the exons TTGTGGACGTCTACCAGAGCTGGTGTGGACCCTGCAAACCTGTGGTTAGCCTCTTCCAGAAGATGAAGATTGAGGTTGGTTTGGACCTTCTCCATTTTGCCTCG gcagaggcagactgccTTGATGTTCTGGAGAAGTACCGAGGGAAGTGCGAGCCAACCTTTCTGTTTTACGCA AGAGGAGAACTGGTGGCCGTGGTGAAGGGAGCCAACCCCACCCTGCTTCAGAAGACCATCCTACAGCAGCTGGAGGTCGAAAAGAAGGTTCTGGCTGAAGGCCGGGAGTGGAACGTG GTTACTGATGAGGATCTTTCGGGTGCAGCCAAGTGGCCTCCTCGCAAAATGGATGGTGGTGAAGACAGGGACATTG CATCATCAGGGAAGACCTGTACCTTAGGCATCATTAAGCCAGATGCAGTGGCCCATGGGAAGGCTGATGAAATCATCATGAAG ATCCAAGAAGCAGGATTTGACATACTATTAAACGAAGAGAGAACCCTGACAGAGGCAGAAGTGCAAGTGTTTTATCAACAAGCCAGAGAG GAGGCATTTGAGAAGCTAATACATCACATGTGCAGTGGACCCAGCCACCTCCTGATCCTCACCAAGACCGAGGGCACCGAGGATGTAGTCACTGCTTGGCGAACCTTCCTGGGACCTTGTGACCCTAATGAGGCCAGGAGGGAACATCCCGAAAG TCTCCGGGCTCAGTATGGCACAGAAATGCCTTTTAACGCTGTGCATGGAAGCCGGGACAGAGAGGACGCCAacagagagctggccctgctctTCCCCAGTTTCAAGTTTGCAGATAAAGACGTGGAAGCTCCACAGG gtgctGAGGCTCAAACTATGGTGGGGCCTGTGGAGGACCTTTGCATCTCTGAGTGTATCTGA